A single genomic interval of Epinephelus fuscoguttatus linkage group LG22, E.fuscoguttatus.final_Chr_v1 harbors:
- the lrtm2a gene encoding leucine-rich repeat and transmembrane domain-containing protein 2, with amino-acid sequence MPPHTHTPGGIGLPPPGSTTHHLARPVFLCVLCLLATLLPAASSCPPPCLCDSDSLVVDCGGRGLSSLPPLHLLPPGSRSLLLANNKLASLGASAFANLSSLEELDLSNNYLDNLPAGLFRDMSNLTRLTLHNNSLTVMDRELFQGLGGLQSLDLSLNGLSSVPLGLLDELQSLRWLSLAGNRLHGLERAAFEPLANLQHLELGHNPWECDCNLRDFKHWMEWLLYRGGKVDAVECTLPKDLRGRDIRGVPVEMFNYCLQLEDENGGGGEGSRSGQGGGPPCSRNALNPSGATPISDSSNTGDDSSSNTGGGGGGGGGGEPPSDCVRARYRPVSVRRAIGTVVIAGVVCGIVCIMMVAAAAYGCIYASLMAKYQRELKKRQPLMGDGEADGEDREEKQISSVA; translated from the exons atgccccctcacacacacacccctgggGGCATCGGCCTGCCCCCACCCGGCTCCACCACCCACCACCTGGCCAGACCAG tcttcctctgtgtcctctgcctcCTGGCGACGCTGCTGCCGGCAGCCTCCTCCTGCCCTCCTCCCTGTCTCTGCGACTCAGACAGCCTGGTGGTGGACTGCGGGGGCCGGGGTCTCTCCTCCCTGCCTCCCCTTCACCTCCTGCCTCCAGGGAGCCGCTCCCTTCTGCTAGCCAACAACAAGCTCGCCTCGTTGGGAGCCTCTGCCTTCGCTAACCTCTCCTCTCTGGAG GAGCTGGACCTCTCGAATAACTACCTGGATAATTTACCAGCTGGATTATTCAGAGACATGTCCAACCTGACGAGACTGACTCTGCACAACAACTCACTAACAGTAATGGACAGAGAGCTTTTCCAG GGTTTGGGGGGTCTTCAGAGTCTGGATCTGTCACTGAATGGTCTGTCCTCTGTACCGCTGGGGCTACTGGATGAGCTGCAGAGCCTCAG GTGGCTGTCCCTAGCGGGTAACAGGCTTCACGGTTTGGAAAGGGCAGCGTTTGAGCCACTTGCCAACCTACAACACCTGGAACTGGGACACAACCCCTGGGAATGCGACTGCAACCTCCGTGATTTTAAACACTGGATGGAGTGGCTGCTCTACAGAG gGGGGAAGGTGGACGCGGTGGAGTGCACGCTACCGAAGGATCTGCGTGGGCGAGACATCCGTGGCGTCCCGGTGGAAATGTTCAACTACTGCCTACAACTTGAGGATGAGAACGGGGGAGGAGGTGAGGGTTCCCGTTCCGGACAAGGAGGCGGTCCTCCCTGCAGCAGGAACGCTCTTAACCCCAGTGGGGCAACACCAATttctgacagcagcaacactggtGATGACTCCTCTTCAAAcacaggaggtggtggaggaggaggtggaggtggggagCCTCCGTCGGATTGCGTACGCGCTCGTTACCGACCCGTGAGCGTGCGCCGTGCCATCGGCACAGTGGTGATTGCTGGCGTGGTGTGCGGCATCGTTTGCATCATGATGGTTGCAGCCGCGGCTTACGGCTGCATCTACGCCTCGCTGATGGCAAAGTACCAGAGAGAGCTGAAGAAGAGGCAGCCGCTGATGGGAGACGGAGAGGCAGACGGGGAGGACAGGGAGGAGAAACAGATCTCCTCTGTGGCCTAA